One window of the Nicotiana tabacum cultivar K326 chromosome 4, ASM71507v2, whole genome shotgun sequence genome contains the following:
- the LOC107822578 gene encoding polyol transporter 5-like, whose amino-acid sequence MADKKQGRNAVCGQLQIAFDPPKKPKRNKYAVACSFLASLASILLGYDIGVMSGAIIYIKKDLNINDVQVEILAGILNLYSLIGSAAAGRTSDWIGRRNTMVVAAVIFFVGALLMGFATNYAFLMFGRFVAGIGVGYALMIAPVYTAEVSPASSRGFLTSFPEVFINGGILLGYVSNFAFSKLPAHLSWRFMLGIGAVPSVFLAISVLAMPESPRWLVMQGRLSEARTVLKKTSESPEEADLRLSEIKEAAGIPECCNDDVVEVPKRPKGDSVWRELFISPTPAIKHIVLTGLGIHFFQQASGIDSVVLYSPTIFEKAGIKSDTDRLLATVAVGIIKTIFVLVATFLLDRVGRRPLLLTSVGGMVMSLIFLSIGLTVIDHSDGTVFWAIALCITMVLVYVALFSIGAGPITWVYSSEIFPLRLRATGCSLAVALNRVTSGVVSMTFLSLEKAITIGGAFFFYAGLAGLAWVFFFTLMPETQGKTLEETEELFGTFFKWRLTLRELKAKEKNNNAQIQMATVPAVGS is encoded by the exons ATGGCTGACAAAAAACAAGGGAGAAATGCTGTTTGTGGGCAACTCCAGATAGCTTTTGATCCTCCCAAGAAACCAAAAAGAAACAAGTATGCCGTTGCTTGTTCTTTTCTAGCTTCCTTAGCATCCATCTTGCTTGGTTATG ATATAGGAGTGATGAGTGGAGCCATCATCTACATCAAAAAAGACCTCAACATCAACGATGTACAAGTGGAGATTCTAGCAGGAATCCTCAATCTCTATTCCCTTATTGGATCCGCCGCCGCTGGCCGAACTTCCGATTGGATAGGCCGCCGGAACACTATGGTGGTGGCGGCAGTAATCTTCTTTGTAGGAGCACTCTTAATGGGTTTCGCTACTAACTATGCCTTCCTCATGTTTGGCCGATTCGTCGCTGGCATCGGTGTCGGTTACGCGCTCATGATTGCTCCGGTTTACACGGCTGAGGTGTCACCGGCGTCTTCTCGGGGTTTCCTCACTTCATTTCCTGAAGTGTTTATTAATGGAG GTATATTGCTGGGATATGTGTCCAACTTCGCCTTCTCCAAGCTCCCAGCACACTTGAGCTGGCGATTCATGTTAGGAATCGGAGCAGTTCCTTCTGTATTCTTGGCTATAAGTGTTCTAGCCATGCCCGAGTCACCGCGTTGGCTCGTCATGCAAGGTCGACTTTCCGAAGCAAGAACTGTTCTTAAGAAAACCTCCGAATCACCCGAAGAAGCAGATTTGAGACTTTCTGAAATCAAAGAAGCGGCTGGCATACCCGAATGCTGCAACGACGACGTTGTGGAAGTCCCAAAACGTCCCAAAGGTGACAGTGTATGGAGAGAACTATTCATTTCTCCTACACCAGCTATTAAACACATAGTACTTACTGGCCTTGGTATCCATTTTTTTCAACAAGCAAGTGGAATTGACTCTGTTGTTTTGTATAGTCCAACAATTTTTGAGAAGGCGGGTATTAAATCAGACACGGATAGGTTACTTGCCACAGTAGCAGTGGGAATAATAAAGACAATATTTGTTTTAGTAGCCACATTTTTACTAGACAGAGTTGGGCGTAGGCCGTTGCTTCTAACAAGTGTTGGTGGAATGGTCATGTCATTGATATTCCTCTCTATTGGACTTACAGTAATTGACCACTCAGATGGCACGGTATTTTGGGCCATAGCACTTTGTATCACAATGGTATTGGTTTATGTTGCACTTTTCTCAATTGGGGCTGGTCCAATCACATGGGTGTATAGTTCTGAGATTTTTCCATTAAGACTCAGGGCAACAGGGTGCAGTTTAGCTGTGGCACTGAACAGGGTGACAAGTGGGGTGGTATCAATGACATTCTTGTCGTTAGAAAAGGCGATAACGATCGGAGGGGCGTTCTTTTTTTATGCAGGACTTGCTGGATTGGCTTGGGTGTTTTTCTTTACGTTAATGCCAGAAACGCAGGGGAAAACATTAGAGGAAACTGAGGAATTGTTTGGAACTTTCTTCAAGTGGAGGTTAACATTGCGAGAACTCAaggcaaaagaaaagaataacAATGCCCAGATTCAGATGGCTACTGTGCCTGCTGTTGGTAGTTGA